Genomic segment of Pelmatolapia mariae isolate MD_Pm_ZW linkage group LG6, Pm_UMD_F_2, whole genome shotgun sequence:
cagggaaagcaaagagagaaagaatggcAAGAACCAAGCAGACCGCTCGCAAATCCACTGGCGGCAAAGCCCCCAGAAAGCAGCTGGCCACCAAGGCCGCTCGTAAGAGCGCCCCGGCCACCGGAGGCGTCAAGAAGCCTCACCGTTACAGGCCCGGCACCGTGGCTCTGCGCGAGATCCGCCGTTACCAGAAATCCACCGAGCTGCTCATTCGCAAGCTGCCTTTCCAGCGCCTGGTCCGCGAGATCGCTCAGGACTTCAAGACCGACCTGCGCTTCCAGAGCTCCGCTGTCATGGCTCTGCAGGAGGCCAGCGAGGCTTACCTGGTCGGACTCTTCGAGGACACCAACCTGTGCGCCATCCACGCCAAGAGGGTCACCATCATGCCCAAAGACATCCAGCTGGCTCGCCGCATCCGC
This window contains:
- the LOC134628890 gene encoding histone H3-like, producing MARTKQTARKSTGGKAPRKQLATKAARKSAPATGGVKKPHRYRPGTVALREIRRYQKSTELLIRKLPFQRLVREIAQDFKTDLRFQSSAVMALQEASEAYLVGLFEDTNLCAIHAMSGRGKGGKGLGKGGAKRHRKVLRDNIQGITKPAIRRLARRGGVKRISGLIYEETRGVLKVFLENVIRDAVTYTEHAKRKTVTAMDVVYALKRQGRTLYGFGG